The genome window CAGGTCGAATCGTCACAGTGTGCGCATTGCCGGTGCCTGACCACTCGGCTCGATGCCCAGCCTTGACATCTTCAAGGATATCGAGCAGGTTTTGGCACGCGCTTAGGCTACGCTGAACGTCCTGTTCGAGATAAGCGGCGATCAGGGGGTGCAGGTCATTGGCGTCCACCCGGAAGCATCCCTCTTCATCTCGGTAGCAATTGATGATAAGTTTGCCTCAGGGCGGAAAATCGGTGTCAGTTCTATTTCCAAGGGCGGAAAATCGGTGTCAGTTCTATTTCCTCGGAAAATCGGTGTCAGTTCTATTTCCTCGGAAAATCGGTGTCA of Paludisphaera rhizosphaerae contains these proteins:
- a CDS encoding YacL family protein, translating into MINCYRDEEGCFRVDANDLHPLIAAYLEQDVQRSLSACQNLLDILEDVKAGHRAEWSGTGNAHTVTIRPEAVVIHNEWDDGLGDAHLPCDVFRDCIEAWKACISS